The stretch of DNA ATTATCAAACTTACATTTAGGAGGGTTTTTACCTCTTCTATGATGGAAGAGTGGTATCATCTTGAGCAAATTATTAAAGATACTACCCTCACTAGGGAGGATGATGCTATGATCTGGCAGTATGAATCCAAAGGGGTTTACTCTTCCAGTTCACTATATGCCATCATTAACTTCAGAGGGGTGAAACCTATCTTTATCCCTTCAGTTTGGTCTATTGTAGTGCCACCCAGAGTTCAGGTCTTTCTCTGGCTGCTAGCCCATAACAAGCTGATGACTAAAGATAATTTGCTTAAAAGAGGGATTGACAAAGCCCTAGAATGCCTATTCTGCTCTGACCAAGAAACAATAGATCACCTGTTTTTTGGTTGTGTAGTGGCAAAAAGCATCTGGGGTGAGGTCTCCTCGTTTTTCTCTACTGATATAGGGTCTAGTTACCTTTCTATCGCCAAATTTTGGCCTACAAACAAAAAACATGAAGTTCTAAATGCCTTTTGCGCCTGTGTACTATGGTGCCTTTGGAAAATTAGAAACAAACATGTTTTTGATAATGCTATTTGGTCTGATATTAAACAGATCTGGTGGCTGGTCTGGAGGACACTCAAGAGATGGATGATTCTGTACTCACAAGATTCGCAGGAGAAAATGCAGAGAATCCTGTGGTGGATATCCTGCATCCTCAAAGCCCCCTGCAACTGGAGATGGGGTGAAAATGGGTTTGGGAGACACTGAAGGTGTCTTGCCAACACATTTCCTCCCCAAACTGGCCCTGGGGATTCGCAAGTGTGGCTTCAAGAGCGCAGACAACTCAAAAGCAAAAAAGTCCCCAGAGAAGATGTCAACTCAGACAAACTCAAGCCCTGCCTCGCCGCTGGATTGGCCGAGTTCTCCAACACAACCTTTCAAGAAGATGAAGGGGGGGATCCTGGAGCAGATCAAGGAAGTCCGCCTGATGCTTGCGGCTGAAGACAAGAAGATGGGTGATGAGGAAAACTCGGTTCCTGCTGGGACGCTTGAAGGCCGCGTTGCTtagttccttttcttttctttgcttACCATTTGAGTTCCCTTTTAGCTTCCCCTCCGAGGGATCATAAAAACATGTACTTGGCTGTACGCCATATGCACTTTTCTCCTTTCTTAGCTGTAGGCCTTTGTTCCTTTGCTTCCCTTGAACATGTCTTAATATGCCGAGGGGGAAAGACACCTGTGACTCCTGTTTGGGTTTCATTTTTTAAATCGAAAACTCCCCTGATGATCTAAAAATATATATCCATGCGTTAAACATTTTGTACTGCTTACAGGGTCATTTTGTTACTGGACAAAAACAAGTTTCTCAACCAATTGAAAGGCTATTTTTTACGAAGGAGAAAGATGATGTACATGGTAAAGAACAACATCAAGAGGGAACACCAGCATTGCATACCTTATACTCAAATTTGTATGATCCGCCTCTGTCAAGGAAATCAGGGAATTCGAAGGAACCAAAGAGCATGCCTTCAGAACTGAAATTCAGAATAATGGATAATGCTCCTGAGTCCAGTTTAGACTGCCGCTTGGATAGTTTCCAATACAGTGGCAAGTCCAGTGGCATTCATTTGCTGACAGAAAGGATCAACACATACTCCTGCAAAAGACACCAGGTTCCCTGGTCGGAAGAAGAGTTAGATTTTCTGTGGATTGCAGTGAGGAGGTATGGAACGAGTAACTGGAATGCAATGCTGAGTGATACCCGGCTACGGTTCTCAAGCTCAAGAATGTCTGAGGATCTTTCTGAACAATGGAGCAAGGAGCAAAAGAAACTTCTATCTGTGGACCTTCAATCAATCAGAGCATCTGCTCTAGGTTCTACACCGCCACCCCATATAGCTGAAGATTATGCTGGAAGCAATTCCTGCACCGGAAGCTCAAAGTCTCCATTTCTTGCAGCCCAATCAGACCTTTCCTTGGGCGAGGTGCACCTTCAGAATGCTCATGCTTTGGATAGAGGCCAGCATTATTTGTCAAGCCTTGGCAGGTTTAACCTTCATGGAGTCAACAATGTGCCAAGAAATTTGCCTCTGGGAGGCTTCCCTGGTTCTTCCTCACAGGGGAGAAATAGGAGCAGGCGTAGGAAGACAACCAAGCTTGAAAAGTCATACTATGACAACAGGTCACACTGGTGCCAAGAACTATCAGAGAGGACGTCGTCTATGCTCCTTCCCATCAATCAACAACCAATGAACAGCCTTTCTCAGTGGCCTACCAAGGGCGCCGACACCGGTAAAAGCTGGCTCAACCCCGAGATGTGGTCAAGCGCATCGCAGGCGCTAGGCCAGTCCACTGCAGAACCACTGCATGACAACCTGAGAGCTGCCCACTTTCTGTTCCCTGACGACAAGAAACCACATGACATGCCAGACATCTTCGAAGCTGGCGCTGAAGTGGAAAGCGGAGTGGCAAAGTCTAGCAAGAAGCTTTTCTGGACCAGCGGTGACACCTTGGTTCAAAACCAGAGGGCCGCTGCTATAGCGGCAGGGCCAAGCGGCGCCAACCCGAGCGACACCGGCGCATCGTCTGAAGGGACGGTGTCTGATAGCTGAGTTCCGTACTTCcgtgtgccaagtttcatgatattACCAATGTTAGTCCCTTCCGTTGTATCACTTAACAAACTTGTTGTCtttgatgctgaagctggtggaACACTAGTTGAGTAGCAGGGAATGTTTTGCTGCACCTGCCGTGTTTTATTCTAGCATAACTGGAAATGATTTATTGATGGTCGCTGTTCATGGTTATACTCCTCTGTTCCATAATGCTTTTAGATttataaaaacttaaatttgattaACTTTGAAcaagtttatagagaaaagtatttacatctacaataccaaatatatacagTATGAAAGTACGTCTCATGATGTATCTAATGATATGTATTTGGTATTTTAGATGTGGGTGTTTTTCTCTAgaaatttggtcaaagtttgtaagttTGACTTAAAagcctataggcactacattatggaacagagGGAATACAAGTTATCTACATTTACTCTAGCGGTGTCAGATCTTTGCTAGAAGAATGATTTGGGTTTGCCTTAATTCCAGGTCCCAATTGATCCTGAAAAATTCACTTTCTATGAAAAAAGGTATAAGGTATAACTTGCAGTTTTCGAATATTGAAGTTGCACTTTTTAAAAATGTATTGGGACTTGTAAGAGAAAATATTAGGTCGTACGAGATTTAGCAAAACTAAATAATTTCTCTTCTTTCTTTCGGAAAGAtaaccacttaagaagaaatcatgGACAACCTCGCTCTAGGATAGCCGGACCCACCGGCGCCTTGAAGAGACCATAGCAAAAGAGATAAGAAAGGACCTTGTGCATCTTGATACACAATGCTTTTTGCTCCGAATAGTCGGACTTTGAGACTCTACCCGTCGGAGACTCGGTGTTAATCTTCACCACACCCTCTGTTGAAGAGAGCCATCTCTGCTGTCAACAAGGACAACCAAATATTGCATTTCTTTTTACTAAAATTGCCCTAGTTAGCACCTATACATTTCTCCTTACCCAGAACCTTATTTATTTTTGCCTAGGGTTGGCACTATGTCGACTCGTGCCTTCGATAATGTGACAACACAAGACTCCCATTTGGCTTTCGGCATTGACACTGCTTGGGACTTGGCTATTTCGTGGCTAGGGCCCCAGGCACCCCATTCTTTCCACTGTAGGAGCCATGCTATGCTTAAATTGAGGCATACGGTGTCGTTTTCAATAGGCACACTCTGGGCCGAAGACTCTTAAAATTATTTGATTCTATAAATGGAGCTTTCAACGCTACAATGATGTCAGGGCCAACATTACAATTCTAATAAAGATTCATTCCCTTCCCTGCTCCCAGATGTAGTTCACACTACCTTGCTCGTCGGGGCACACCTCTTCTACTTGGTAGCCGCCGAAACTATGGCCAACAGAGGTTATACTATCGGCGGCATGGTTACTTATGTTATGCCACCAACAAAGATAGCAACTGTGTTCAAGTTCCGAGCTGTTGCGTTTGACAGAGCTATGAAGTCGACTCGGGCAAAGAGGGCGGAACGTCTTGGGTCCCGGGAGGAAGAGTACCAAAACTGAAATATAGAGTAACGAATACACTTTTAGTTTTGTTTTTGAGGAACAACCCAACCACAGGTTTATTACAGAACGGTGTTATTGCAATCCTCCAAGAGGATGCTTCTAAGGTTTGGAGGGACATCTCCAATAGAGAAACAGTCTCCCTGTCTCCTGGCATGAGCTGCAATCTTGTGCGCCATCTTGTTGCTAGCCCTCCTCACAGCCTTGTAAGTTATCTTTTTTGAAAGACCCGACATATTGCCGGCTTCATTGATTTAGCAGAAAGCAGTGGAAACATAAGATCAAACGATCAGGTGgatgaaaaatagaaaaatacaGTTGCCCTCCCCTCTCTTGAGTCTAGTTTTCGCTAATGGTGTCCCCGAAGGGAGACTCTAAGCATTTGGCTCCGGCCAGTCTCCATTGCTCGATATTGCTCCTGATTGCCGTGAGAACATCATCTACCCGCGGTGTTTTTGCCCGGAAAACGCAGTGGTTCCTTTCCCTCCACAATTCCTAGGCGATCATGATGATCAGTGATCTGATTCCGCGCCTGCAAGCGGTAGCAGTCTTGTTGATGAGGAGTTGGCAA from Triticum dicoccoides isolate Atlit2015 ecotype Zavitan chromosome 6A, WEW_v2.0, whole genome shotgun sequence encodes:
- the LOC119316137 gene encoding uncharacterized protein LOC119316137, which translates into the protein MGLGDTEGVLPTHFLPKLALGIRKCGFKSADNSKAKKSPEKMSTQTNSSPASPLDWPSSPTQPFKKMKGGILEQIKEVRLMLAAEDKKMGDEENSGHFVTGQKQVSQPIERLFFTKEKDDVHGKEQHQEGTPALHTLYSNLYDPPLSRKSGNSKEPKSMPSELKFRIMDNAPESSLDCRLDSFQYSGKSSGIHLLTERINTYSCKRHQVPWSEEELDFLWIAVRRYGTSNWNAMLSDTRLRFSSSRMSEDLSEQWSKEQKKLLSVDLQSIRASALGSTPPPHIAEDYAGSNSCTGSSKSPFLAAQSDLSLGEVHLQNAHALDRGQHYLSSLGRFNLHGVNNVPRNLPLGGFPGSSSQGRNRSRRRKTTKLEKSYYDNRSHWCQELSERTSSMLLPINQQPMNSLSQWPTKGADTGKSWLNPEMWSSASQALGQSTAEPLHDNLRAAHFLFPDDKKPHDMPDIFEAGAEVESGVAKSSKKLFWTSGDTLVQNQRAAAIAAGPSGANPSDTGASSEGTVSDS